The proteins below come from a single Oenanthe melanoleuca isolate GR-GAL-2019-014 chromosome Z, OMel1.0, whole genome shotgun sequence genomic window:
- the LOC130265204 gene encoding V-type proton ATPase subunit S1-like protein isoform X1 gives MDGKVTLRLLLLLCCAGPGGSEERSPGRSGSDSSHEFSDQDSLQRNGQHYNGHVKPKFNVNQVAIPQVASHNWSRAGQWEGAAWRPFPHSHSSPLNVTINGTPCILFWAKRILIRLENHTQLDLTERTFGVHATVDVGDSNCSEDSAVLSLKFGDIGNLQGLVIRLLLTTSSYQLSVQSWFSLQGLQLLYNRSEQATFRAPRIRAPATASLRCHRLSSLHRHEALLLPSSDTDLSHLWEVTFLDFQIQGFNVQEGHFAYARDCASSFSPAILMGLVMSLVLLLVLAYALHMLIHLKSLDRHYECKASPAYFAQMKDSDMGDEKEPLRNSGNESYELRNQQFGKIYI, from the exons ATGGACGGGAAGGTGACcctgcggctgctgctgctgctgtgctgcgCCGGGCCGGGCGGTTCCGAGGAGCGGAGCCCCGGGAGGAGCGGGTCGGACAG TTCACATGAATTTTCAGATCAAGATTCTCTCCAGAGAAATG GTCAGCACTACAATGGTCATGTGAAGCCAAAGTTTAATGTCAATCAAGTGGCAATTCCACAG GTTGCCAGCCACaactggagcagggcagggcagtgggaagGGGCAGCCTGGCGGCCGTTCCCCCACAGCCACTCCAGCCCCCTGAACGTCACCATCAACGGCACCCCCTGCATCCTCTTCTGGGCCAAGAGGATCCTGATCAGGCTGGAGAACCACACCCAGCTGGATCTGACAGAGAGGACGTTCGGTGTCCATGCCACCGTGGATGTTGGGGACTCCAACTGCAGCGAGGACAGCGCCGT GCTTTCCCTGAAGTTTGGTGACATTGGCAATCTACAGGGACTTGTTATCAG gctgctgctgaccaCCAGCTCCTACCAGCTGTCCGTGCAGAGCTGGTTCAGCCTGCAgggcctgcagctgctgtaCAACCGCTCGGAGCAGGCCACGTTCCGCGCCCCGCGCATCCGCGCCCCCGCCACCGCGTCCCTGCGCTGCCACCGCCTCAGCAGCCTGCACAGGCACgaggccctgctgctgcccagctctgacaCCGACCTCTCCCACCTCTGGGAGGTCACCTTCCTCGACTTCCAG ATTCAAGGCTTTAATGTTCAAGAGGGGCATTTTGCCTACGCCAGAGACTGTGCAtcctccttctccccagcaATCCTGATGGGGTTGGTGAtgtccctggtcctgctgctggtcctggcCTATGCCCTGCACATGCTCATCCACCTGAAATCTCTGGACAGGCACTATGAGTGCAAAGCTTCCCCTGCCTATTTTGCACAGATGAAGGACAGTGACATGGGGGATGAGAAGGAGCCACTGAGGAACAGTGGAAATGAGTCCTATGAACTCAGGAACCAGCAGTTTGGTAAAATCTACATTTAG
- the LOC130265204 gene encoding V-type proton ATPase subunit S1-like protein isoform X2, with amino-acid sequence MDGKVTLRLLLLLCCAGPGGSEERSPGRSGSHEFSDQDSLQRNGQHYNGHVKPKFNVNQVAIPQVASHNWSRAGQWEGAAWRPFPHSHSSPLNVTINGTPCILFWAKRILIRLENHTQLDLTERTFGVHATVDVGDSNCSEDSAVLSLKFGDIGNLQGLVIRLLLTTSSYQLSVQSWFSLQGLQLLYNRSEQATFRAPRIRAPATASLRCHRLSSLHRHEALLLPSSDTDLSHLWEVTFLDFQIQGFNVQEGHFAYARDCASSFSPAILMGLVMSLVLLLVLAYALHMLIHLKSLDRHYECKASPAYFAQMKDSDMGDEKEPLRNSGNESYELRNQQFGKIYI; translated from the exons ATGGACGGGAAGGTGACcctgcggctgctgctgctgctgtgctgcgCCGGGCCGGGCGGTTCCGAGGAGCGGAGCCCCGGGAGGAGCGG TTCACATGAATTTTCAGATCAAGATTCTCTCCAGAGAAATG GTCAGCACTACAATGGTCATGTGAAGCCAAAGTTTAATGTCAATCAAGTGGCAATTCCACAG GTTGCCAGCCACaactggagcagggcagggcagtgggaagGGGCAGCCTGGCGGCCGTTCCCCCACAGCCACTCCAGCCCCCTGAACGTCACCATCAACGGCACCCCCTGCATCCTCTTCTGGGCCAAGAGGATCCTGATCAGGCTGGAGAACCACACCCAGCTGGATCTGACAGAGAGGACGTTCGGTGTCCATGCCACCGTGGATGTTGGGGACTCCAACTGCAGCGAGGACAGCGCCGT GCTTTCCCTGAAGTTTGGTGACATTGGCAATCTACAGGGACTTGTTATCAG gctgctgctgaccaCCAGCTCCTACCAGCTGTCCGTGCAGAGCTGGTTCAGCCTGCAgggcctgcagctgctgtaCAACCGCTCGGAGCAGGCCACGTTCCGCGCCCCGCGCATCCGCGCCCCCGCCACCGCGTCCCTGCGCTGCCACCGCCTCAGCAGCCTGCACAGGCACgaggccctgctgctgcccagctctgacaCCGACCTCTCCCACCTCTGGGAGGTCACCTTCCTCGACTTCCAG ATTCAAGGCTTTAATGTTCAAGAGGGGCATTTTGCCTACGCCAGAGACTGTGCAtcctccttctccccagcaATCCTGATGGGGTTGGTGAtgtccctggtcctgctgctggtcctggcCTATGCCCTGCACATGCTCATCCACCTGAAATCTCTGGACAGGCACTATGAGTGCAAAGCTTCCCCTGCCTATTTTGCACAGATGAAGGACAGTGACATGGGGGATGAGAAGGAGCCACTGAGGAACAGTGGAAATGAGTCCTATGAACTCAGGAACCAGCAGTTTGGTAAAATCTACATTTAG